The window CGGCCAAACGCATCATGGAGACCTACGGCGGCAAGGTGCCCGGCACCATGGCCGAACTGATCACCCTTGGGGGCGTGGCCCGAAAAACGGCCAACATCGTGTTGTCCAACTCCTTCGGTGTTCACGAGGGGATTGCCGTGGACACCCACGTCACCCGCCTTGCCTTTCGCCTGGGCCTCACCGATTCAGACAACGCGGTGAAGATCGAGCGTGACATGATGCCTCTTTTTCCAAAAGACCAATGGGGCGAGATCAACCACCTGCTGGTCTATTTCGGCCGCGAAGTCTGCCCGGCACACAAACCCAAATGCCCTGCCTGCGAACTTACAGACATCTGCCCCAAACGCGGCGTGGCCAAAACATGAACGACATGCACGAAGCACACTGCCAGGGGGCATCCGCCTCCACTTCCCAGAACAGCGCCGCGCCAGGGACTTTTACCTTGAAAACCAGCGATGGAAGCGCCCGCCTGGGCGAACTCCATACCGCCCACGGCATTGTCCACACCCCGGCCTTCATGCCCGTGGGCACGCTTGGCACCGTGAAGTCGCTCTGCCCGCGGGACCTCAAGGAAGCCAGCGC of the Desulfovibrio sp. genome contains:
- the nth gene encoding endonuclease III; translated protein: MTATERAPLIFTRLRAKYPKTVPALDHHNAWELLVATVLAAQCTDARVNLVTPKLFSRWPGPAELAKASQEDVEEVVRSTGFFRNKAKNLISAAKRIMETYGGKVPGTMAELITLGGVARKTANIVLSNSFGVHEGIAVDTHVTRLAFRLGLTDSDNAVKIERDMMPLFPKDQWGEINHLLVYFGREVCPAHKPKCPACELTDICPKRGVAKT